One window from the genome of Anopheles merus strain MAF chromosome 3R, AmerM5.1, whole genome shotgun sequence encodes:
- the LOC121597094 gene encoding uncharacterized protein LOC121597094 — MAAPATPSRQILFVLALLFVVKLGTGRPQNAIDNQDLPEINPNELRKLYTNYNSYVSNQLDNYGLDPLQLQLLAQYAQSNAISGGGGGGWDQLYRAPEMKRQIRYRQCYFNPISCFKK, encoded by the exons ATGGCTGCCCCGGCGACACCTTCGCGACAGATACTCTTCGTCCTGGCGCTATTGTTTGTCGTGAAGCTGGGCACCGGTCGACCGCAAAATGCAATCGATAATCAG GATCTGCCCGAGATAAATCCGAACGAGCTGCGGAAACTCTACACAAACTACAACTCATACGTATCGAACCAGCTGGACAACTATGGGCTGGATCCGTTACAGCTGCAATTGTTGGCGCAGTACGCTCAGAGCAA TGCCAtcagcggcggcggtggtggtggctgggATCAGCTCTACCGGGCACCAGAAATGAAGCGCCAAATTCGATACCGTCAGTGTTACTTCAATCCCATCTCCTGCTTCAAGAAGTAA